The window TGAAAATCCTTGCCGGCATCTATCCGCGCGATCGCGGTGCGATCCTGGTCGATGGCCGTCCCGCCGAAATTGGCAGCCCGGGTGCCGCTCAGGCGCTCGGCATCGGAATCATTCATCAGGAACTGAGCCTGATGCCGGACCTGACGGCCGCACAGAACATCCTGATCGGCCGCGAACCGCGCAAGGCTGCCGGTCTCCTCCTCGACGAGGCGGCGCTCAATGCGCGCGTCGCGGAAATCTTCGCCGGCATGCACCTGTCGCTCGATCCGCGCACGCCGGTTCAGGGGCTGACTATCGCGCGCCAGCAGATGGTCGAGATCGCCAAGGCTCTGTCCTATCGGTCGCGCGTTCTGATCATGGACGAGCCCACAGCGGCCCTCAACGATGCCGAAATCGCCGACCTGTTCGCCATCATCCGCAGGCTGAAATCGGAAGGCGTCGGCATCGTCTACATCTCGCACAAGATGGACGAACTGAAGCAGATCGCGGATCGCGTGACGGTCATGCGCGACGGCGAGACCGTGGGCACCGTGCCGGCCGCGGAGACCCCGGTGGAGACGATCATCTCGATGATGGTCGGCCGCAAGCTCTCCAACGAGAAAACCGAGATTCCCGACCTCGAAGGCGCGCCGGTCGCGTTGGAGGTACGTGGGCTCAGGCGCGGCCGCGAAATCCGCGACGTCAGTTTCTCTGTCCGCAAAGGCGAAATCCTCGGCTTCGCAGGCCTGATGGGGGCAGGGCGCACCGAAGTCGCGCGCGCGATTTTCGGTGCCGACGCGATCGAGGCCGGCGAGATTTTCGTTAACGGAAGCAGGATGACGATCAGGCGTCCGCAGGACGCGGTGCGCGCCGGCATCGGCTATCTGTCGGAGGATCGCAAGCATTTCGGCCTCGCGACCGCCATGGACGTGCGCAACAACATCGCGCTCGCAAGCCTGTCGCGGTTCACCGGCACGGGCGGCATTCTGCGTGAATCCGCGATGCGCGACGAGGCGCTGGGCTACATCTCGAAACTGTCGATCAAGACGCCGGCGGATACCCAGGAGGCGCGACTGCTCTCCGGGGGCAATCAGCAGAAGGTCGTCATCGCCAAGTGGCTCCTGCGCGACTGCGAAATCCTGATCTTCGACGAACCGACGCGCGGCATCGATGTCGGCGCCAAGAGCGAAATCTACAAGCTCCTGAATTCACTGGCCGATCAGGGCCGGGCTATCATCATGATCTCGTCTGAACTGCCCGAAGTGCTGCGCCTGAGCCACCGGATTGCCGTGATGTGCGAGGGGCGGCTGACCGGCATCCTGCCCGGCGGCACGTCGCAGGAAGAGATCATGCGACTCGCCACTTTGCGCGGCGACGGCACGCGGACGGACAGTCGGGAACCGGCCATGGGAGGAACGACGTGAGCACCACTGCGACCACAGCGGCCGCCGCGCCTGCGGTGCGCGTTTCGGGCGCCCATCATCGGCTGCTGGCTTTTGCGAGCCTCATCTTCCTGGTGGTGGGTTTCAGCCTCGCCTCGCCGAATTTCATGCAGACGAGCAACATCCTCGCGATCCTGCAGGCGACGTCGGTCAATGGCGTGCTGGCCATCGCGGCGACGCTCGTCATCATCACCGGCGGCATCGACCTGTCGGTGGGAACGCTGATGACGTTCTGCGCCGTCATCGCAGGCGTGGTGCTGACCTATTGGGGCATGCCGCTGCCGCTGGGTATCGCAGCCGCGATCCTCGCCGGCTGCGCGGCCGGGCTGGTCTCGGGCGTCTTCATCGCCAAGCTCAAGGTGCCGCCCTTCATCGCCACGCTCGGCATGATGCTCATCCTGAAAGGGCTGTCGCTCGTCATCTCGGGCACGCGGCCGATCTATTTCAACGATACGCCGGGCTTCACGCAGATCGCGCAGGGCTCGATCATAGGCTCGTTCATCCCGGCGGTGCCGATCCCGAATGGCGTTCTGGTGCTGTTCCTCGTCGCGATCGTCGTCAGCTTCATCCTGTCGAAGACCGCGCTCGGCCGCTACACCTTCGCGCTGGGCTCGAACGAGGAGGCCGTTCGCCTTTCCGGCGTCAACACCGACCGCTGGAAGATCGCGGTCTATGCGCTCGCGGGCTCCATCTGCGGCATAGCCGGCCTGTTGATCGCGTCGCGCCTCAACTCCGCGCAGCCCGCACTCGGCCAGGGCTACGAACTCGATGCCATCGCGGCAGTCGTGATCGGCGGAACGTCTTTGTCGGGCGGACGTGGAACCGTCCTCGGCACGCTGATCGGCGCGCTGATCATGAGCGTCCTGCTCAATGGGCTGCGCATCCTGTCCGTCGCGCAGGAATGGCAGACCGTGGTGACCGGCTCGATCATCATCCTCGCAGTCTACATCGACATGCTGCGGCGCCGGAAACTGTAAGGGACACCGCGCGGGCGATCTGCGCCAAGAGACGACAGAGGGCGGAAAACGTCCCGAGAGCAACAGTCAGACGTGTAACCAGGAGGAAATGCAATGTTCAACCGACGCACATTACTGGGCGCTATCGGCGCCGTCGCGATGTTGGGAACGAGTGTCCCCGCCATGGCCCAGGACACCTATATCGCTCTGATCTCGAAGGGTTTCCAGCATCAGTTCTGGCAGGCCGTGAAGGCCGGCGCGGACAAGGCGGCAGCCGAGCTTGGCGTCACCGTCACCTTTGAAGGCCCGGACACCGAGGCACAGGTCGATCGCCAGATCGACATGCTGGCCGCCGCATTGGCCAAGAAGCCGGCCGCGATCGGCTTTGCCGCGCTTGACAGCCAGGCTGCGACCCCTTTGCTCCAGCAGGCCAAGGATGCCGGTATCCCGATCGTCGCCTTCGACTCCGGCGTCGACAGCGATATTCCGGTGACCACCGCTTCGACTGACAACGTGGCTGCCGCAGCGCTCGCAGCCGACAAGATGGCCGAGCTCATCGGCGGCGAGGGCAAGATCGCGCTCGTCGTGCATGACCAGACCAGCCGCACCGGCATCGATCGCCGCGACGGCTTCGTGAACCGTATCGCGGAGAAGTATCCGAACATCGAGGTCGTGTCCGTCCAGTATGGCGCGGGCGATCAGCTCCAGTCTACTGAGATCACCAAGTCGATCCTGCAGGCCAATCCCGACCTGAAGGGCATCTTCGGTGCGAATGAGGGCTCGGCGATCGGCGTCGTCAACGGCGCGCGCGAACTGAACCGCCAGCTCGTCATCATCGGCTACGATTCCGGCACGCAGCAGAAGGCTGCGATCATGGACGGCTCGATGGCCGGCGCGATCACCCAGAACCCCGTCGGCATCGGCTACGAAACCGTCGCTGCCGCCGTGAAGGCCGCAAAGGGCGAAGCCGTCGAGAAGAACATCGATACCGGCTTCTTCTGGTACGACAAGTCGAACATCGACGACCCGGAGATCGCGGCCGTTCTCTACGACTGATCCGTCCGCAGCATCCGGTGGCGGCGGCGAAAGCCGCCGTCACCTTTTCAAGACAGTGCGAGATTCACGCCATGACCCGTATCGTCGATATGCAGGTGCTCGACCTGCGTTTCCCGACCTCTCTTCAACTCGACGGTTCGGACGCGATGAATCCCGACCCGGACTATTCCGCGGCGTATGTGATCCTCAAGACCGACGGCGCACATGAGGGCCACGGCCTGACATTCACCATCGGGCGCGGCAACGAGATCTGCTGTGCCGCGATCGAGGCGATGCGCCATCTCGTGGTCGGGCTCGACATGGACAAGGTCGCCGGCAACATTGGCGCATTCTGGCGTCACGTGACGTCCGACAGCCAGTTGCGCTGGATTGGGCCCGACAAGGGCGCGATCCATCTGGCGACCGGCGCGGTCGTCAATGCCGTCTGGGATCTGTGGGCGAAGATTGAGGGCAAGCCGGTCTGGCGTCTCGTTGCCGAGATGAGCCCCGAGGAATTCGTCCGCTGCATCGATTTTCGCTACCTCACGGACTGCATCACGCCGGATGAGGCGCTCGGCCTGTTGCGGGCAAAAGAGCAAGGCAAGGCCGAGCGCATCGCGACGCTCCAGCGCGAGGGCTATCCCTGCTACACGACATCGGCCGGCTGGCTCGGCTATGACGACGACAAGCTGCGCCGGCTTTGCCGCGAGGCGGTCGATGCCGGCTTCAACCACATCAAGATGAAGGTCGGCCGCGACCTCGACGACGACATCCGCCGCCTCACGATCGCACGCGAAACGGTCGGTCCCGACGTCAATCTCATGATCGATGCCAATCAGGTCTGGGAGGTTTCAGAGGCGATCGATTGGGTCCAGAAACTCGCTTTCGCAAGACCGTGGTTCATCGAGGAGCCGACCAGTCCCGACGATGTCGAGGGGCATCGCACGATCCGCAAAGGCGTCGCGCCCGTGAAGGTCGCGACCGGCGAGATGTGCCAGAACCGCATCGTCTTCAAGCAGTTGATCATGCGCGGCGCGATTGATGTCGTGCAGATCGACGCCTGCCGCCTCGGCGGCGTCAACGAAGTTCTCGCCGTCCTGCTGATGGCCGCCAAATACGGCCTGCCGGTCTGCCCCCATGCCGGCGGCGTCGGCCTCTGCGAATACGTTCAGCATCTCTCGATGATCGACTATGTCTGCGTGTCCGGCACACGCGAGGGCAGGGTGATCGAATATGTCGACCACCTGCACGAGCATTTCATCGAGCCCTGCGTGATCCGCAACGCCGCCTATATGCCGCCGGCAGCGCCGGGTTTCTCGATCGAGATGAAACCGGAATCGCGAGAGGCACGGCTGTTTGCGGGGTGAGAGGCATCAACCTAACTCTCGACCAGTGTATGTCGACAGCGTGGCTGATTAATTACCGGGTAAGGGTTTTTGTGATTTCAGTCATGGGCGGGGTGGCTGGGGTTGGTATGCGTACGCTTATTCTTATCGTTGCAGCTTTCGTGATTTTCTTCGCGGGATTTATGGCGATGTTTTTCTTCGCGCATTCCAGCGGGGCGATAGTCTATCCAGACCACCTGAATCTGCAGCAATTCGACTGGAACGGCGTCAGTGCGATTGCGGCGTTTTTCACATTCCTCATCAATATAACGCTGTTGTTGACGGTCGCCGTCGGCTTCAGAAGCGTTCAGGAAGGTCAGGCATCGCGTACGGCTCAGGTACTCGCATGGGCGGCGGAACAAATGGATGCCGTCAAAAGCGATGAAAAGCGCTTACGAGAGGCGTCTTCCGATTTTCGGTTATGGGGCAACGAGGAAAAGATTTCTGCGCAGAGGGTAGCAAACGCATATTCGAGAATGTGTTATTACGCGCGGCAATCCTTGATTAATCCTAAGCATCTTCGCAATCTGTGGGGAATCAATGTATGTCTCTATTGGAAGATACTAGAAGGATACATTCAGGAACAGCGAAAAGAGTTCGGTGAGGCTGCGACCCTGAAGACCGGTGCGGTTCACCGTGCAGATTTCGAGGCGACAGCCCGGGAGTTCGAACGCCACTTTGATTCGCAGTATCCCGAAATGCTCAAGGCGCGTTACGAATCCCTCGGTCGTGCCGGTCCCGCTAAGGACAGTGCTCATCCCGAAAGCGCGCCCCCTGCGTCCTCGCCAGCCTTAACACCCCCTTAAATCGCCGCATTTAGTCTCCATCGCGACCCCGTTGCCTCAAATCGCAGACGGACCGCGCACGGAATGGCCAGCCGAAATCGAAACGCACGCATAGAGCCGACCTTCGGCGGGTCCTCGGACGAGGGCCCCGGCTTTTTCGTCAGCGATGACGATCGCGTCATGCCGTCCTCGCGCAAGGCGAGGACCGCTCCGAAACGCAAATCGTCCGGCGGATCGGGCGGTGGAGGCGGGCGCAAGCCGCCATCCTCAAGGCGTGGAAAGTCGCCGCGCAAACGGCGCGGCTTCTTCGGGCTGATGCGCGGCGCGATCTACTGGACGATGGTTCTGGGCATCTGGGGCGGCATCGCCGGTGCCGGCATCGTGGTTTACTACGGCGCGCAGATGCCGTCGGCCACCACCTGGGCCATTCCCGACCGTCCGCCGAACGTGCGGATCGTCTCGGTCAATGGTCAACTCGTCGCCAATCGCGGCATGACCGGCGGTGAGGCCGTCGGGCTGCACGAGATGTCGCCCTACATTCCGCAGGCGGTGATGGCGATCGAGGATCGTCGCTTCTACTCCCATTTCGGCATCGATCCGATGGGGCTCGGCCGCGCGGTCGTGGGTAACCTCGTCGATCGCCGTTTCAGTCAGGGCGGTTCGACACTCACCCAGCAGCTTGCCAAGAACCTGTTCCTCAAGCCCGAGCGCACGATCGAGCGCAAGGTGCAGGAGGTCCTGATGGCGTTCTGGCTCGAGACTGAATATTCGAAGGACCAGATTCTGGAAATGTACCTGAACCGGGTCTATTTCGGATCAGGAGCCTACGGCGTCGAAGCGGCCTCGCGGCGCTATTTCGGCAAGTCCGCGCGCGATGTGAGCCTGTCGGAAGCGGCGCTGCTGGCGGGCCTCCTCAAGGCGCCGTCGCGCCTGTCGCCGGCACGCGATCCGCAGGCGGCCGAGAGCCGCTCGCAGATCGTGCTGAGGGCGATGCGCGACACCGACATGATCGGCGACAAGGAACTGGCGAGCGCGATGAGCACGCCCGCCGTCCGCGCGGCCGCCTACTGGACGGGGTCCGAGCATTATTTCGCCGATCGCATCATGGAGGAACTGCCGCAGCTTATCGGCGAGGTGCGCCAGGATATCGTCGTCGAAACGACGGTCGATCTCGTCCTTCAGACATTCGCCGAGGCGTCGATCCGTCGCCTGATCGATGACGAGGGCAAGAAGCACAATGTGAGCCAGGGCGCGCTGGTGTCGATCGACGCGTCGGGCGCCGTGCGCGCGATGGTCGGTGGTTATGACTATGCGACAAGCCAGTTCGACCGCGCCTCCGAGGCGCGCCGCCAGCCCGGCTCGGCGTTCAAACCTTTCGTCTTCATGGCTGCGCTGGAAAAGGGTCTGTTTCCTGATACGCTGCGCAACGATGCGCCGATCAAGATCGGCAAATGGGCACCGCGCAACTATGGCGACAAGTTCTACGGCCAAGTGTCGCTCTCGACAGCGCTTGCGAAGTCTTTGAATTCCGTGGCGGTGCAGCTTGCCAGCGAGGTCGGGCCTGCTGCGATCGTGGAAGCGGCGTGGCGCATGGGCATCGAATCGAACCTCGAGCCAAACCTGTCGATCGCGCTTGGAACGTCCGAAGTGACGCCGCTCGAACTGACCGCCGCCTACGTGCCGTTCGCCAATGGCGGGACGCGGCCCGACATCCACTTCGTCAAGCGCGTGACGTCTGCGAAAGGCGAAATCCTCTACCAGCACCCGTCGAACAATGGCCCGAGGGTCATTCGTCCCGAGATCGTCGGCATGATGAACGCGATGATGGCCGAGACGGTTTCCGACGGTACCGCGCGCAGGGCCGCCTTCGGCTGGCCGGCCGCGGGCAAGACGGGAACATCGCAGAATTCACGCGACGCCTGGTTCGTGGGCTACACGGCGAACCTGACGACCGGCGTGTGGTTCGGCAACGACGACGGGTCGGCGACCAAGAACATGACGGGCGGCTCCCTGCCTGCGATGGCGTGGAACGAGTTCATGACCGCAGCCCATGAGGGCGTGCCAGTCGCCAATCTTCCGGGCAACTGGAACGGACGCATCTTCAGCCAGGTCGAGGATATCCTGCGCACCGCCGGCGAAAACGATGCCGTGGCTATCCCATCGCAGGGCGGCGGCTACACCGCGTCTATCGACGCGCCGATGCCTCCGGGTGACGTGGGACCACAGGGTGCGCGGCCGATCGGATCGATCATGGACGTCATCATGGGCAACTGAGCGATGGACAGTTCGCCGCTCTCGCCTTCCCCCGCCGCATCCGTTACATAGCGCCCATCAGGAGCGCTCCCCATGGCCGACACCGAGACACGACCCACATTGGTGCTGACCGGCGCGAGCCGCGGTATCGGCCACGCGACTGTCAAGCGCTTCTCGCGCGAAGGTTGGCGCGTGATCACCTGTTCGCGGCAGGCTTTCGCGGAGGACTGTCCCTGGCCGGCCGGTCCCGAAGATCACATCAAGGTCGATCTGTCCGATCCCGAGGATGTCGGTCTCGCGGTTGCCGAAATCCGGCATCGCATCGAGGAAAAGGGCGGCAAGCTGGCGGCCCTCGTCAACAATGCGGCGATTTCGCCGAAGCTGGACGGCGGCGATCGCATGAACTCGATCGAAACGCCGATGCATGTCTGGCGCGACGTGTTTCAGGTGAATTTCTTCGCCCCGATCATGCTGGCGCGCGGCCTGTTCAAGGAACTGGCCATGGCCAAGGGTGCGATCGTCAACGTCACCTCGATCGTAGGCAGCCGCGTGCATCCCTTCGCGGGCACAGCCTATGCGACATCGAAGGCGGCCTTGTCCTCGCTGACGCGCGAGATGGCAGCGGATTTCGGGCCGCACGGCATTCGGGTCAATTCGATAGCGCCCGGCGAAATAGATACGGCGATTCTGTCGCCGGGCACCGACAAGATCGTCGAGACGATCCCGCTGCGCCGCCTTGGCGCGACGAGCGAAGTTGCCGACATCATCTATTTCCTGTGTTCCAATCAGGCGTCCTACGTGACCGGCTCCGAAATCCACATCAATGGCGGCCAGCACGTCTGAACCACCATCCCTTCAATGTGGCATGGAACTCAGATGCGAGAGCAGTTCCGCCACGTTCGACGCGCCGCATTTCTTGAGCAATCGGGCGCGATAGGCCTCGACCGTTCTGGGTGAAATGGAGAGCGTCCGCGCGATCTCCTTCGACGTCCGGCCCTCGCCCAGATGCATGACGATCTGGCGCTCGCGCGTCGTCAGGTCCAGAACGTGGCGCGTTTCCGACAGATCGGCGAAGCTCCACACGGCACGGCGCAGGGGGTCGTCGTCTCGTGTGAGAGAGTGCCCCCGCACGCGGCACCAGAACAGCGATCCGTCCTTGCGCGCCATGATGCGCTCGTCCGAATAGCGGTTGTCGCGCCTGAGCGGCTCGACACCGACATCCCGGATGCGCACGAATTCTTCGAATGACGGGTAGAGGATCGCGAAGGAGCGATCGACCAGATCCTCGCGCGCATGGCCGAACATCCGGGCGAATGCGGGATTGCACGCGCGGATGATGCGGCTCTCGGTGACGACGAGGCCGATCGGCGCGCATTCGAAGGCGAGTTCGTGCAGTTCCGCGGAGGACGACATGGTTGCGTATTTCTACGATATTGCGAGTGG is drawn from Mesorhizobium sp. CAU 1732 and contains these coding sequences:
- a CDS encoding sugar ABC transporter ATP-binding protein gives rise to the protein MQPVRTETPLISMAGIDKAFPGVIALNGARFELLAGEVHALMGENGAGKSTLMKILAGIYPRDRGAILVDGRPAEIGSPGAAQALGIGIIHQELSLMPDLTAAQNILIGREPRKAAGLLLDEAALNARVAEIFAGMHLSLDPRTPVQGLTIARQQMVEIAKALSYRSRVLIMDEPTAALNDAEIADLFAIIRRLKSEGVGIVYISHKMDELKQIADRVTVMRDGETVGTVPAAETPVETIISMMVGRKLSNEKTEIPDLEGAPVALEVRGLRRGREIRDVSFSVRKGEILGFAGLMGAGRTEVARAIFGADAIEAGEIFVNGSRMTIRRPQDAVRAGIGYLSEDRKHFGLATAMDVRNNIALASLSRFTGTGGILRESAMRDEALGYISKLSIKTPADTQEARLLSGGNQQKVVIAKWLLRDCEILIFDEPTRGIDVGAKSEIYKLLNSLADQGRAIIMISSELPEVLRLSHRIAVMCEGRLTGILPGGTSQEEIMRLATLRGDGTRTDSREPAMGGTT
- a CDS encoding ABC transporter permease — protein: MRVSGAHHRLLAFASLIFLVVGFSLASPNFMQTSNILAILQATSVNGVLAIAATLVIITGGIDLSVGTLMTFCAVIAGVVLTYWGMPLPLGIAAAILAGCAAGLVSGVFIAKLKVPPFIATLGMMLILKGLSLVISGTRPIYFNDTPGFTQIAQGSIIGSFIPAVPIPNGVLVLFLVAIVVSFILSKTALGRYTFALGSNEEAVRLSGVNTDRWKIAVYALAGSICGIAGLLIASRLNSAQPALGQGYELDAIAAVVIGGTSLSGGRGTVLGTLIGALIMSVLLNGLRILSVAQEWQTVVTGSIIILAVYIDMLRRRKL
- a CDS encoding ABC transporter substrate-binding protein; its protein translation is MFNRRTLLGAIGAVAMLGTSVPAMAQDTYIALISKGFQHQFWQAVKAGADKAAAELGVTVTFEGPDTEAQVDRQIDMLAAALAKKPAAIGFAALDSQAATPLLQQAKDAGIPIVAFDSGVDSDIPVTTASTDNVAAAALAADKMAELIGGEGKIALVVHDQTSRTGIDRRDGFVNRIAEKYPNIEVVSVQYGAGDQLQSTEITKSILQANPDLKGIFGANEGSAIGVVNGARELNRQLVIIGYDSGTQQKAAIMDGSMAGAITQNPVGIGYETVAAAVKAAKGEAVEKNIDTGFFWYDKSNIDDPEIAAVLYD
- a CDS encoding L-fuconate dehydratase; translation: MTRIVDMQVLDLRFPTSLQLDGSDAMNPDPDYSAAYVILKTDGAHEGHGLTFTIGRGNEICCAAIEAMRHLVVGLDMDKVAGNIGAFWRHVTSDSQLRWIGPDKGAIHLATGAVVNAVWDLWAKIEGKPVWRLVAEMSPEEFVRCIDFRYLTDCITPDEALGLLRAKEQGKAERIATLQREGYPCYTTSAGWLGYDDDKLRRLCREAVDAGFNHIKMKVGRDLDDDIRRLTIARETVGPDVNLMIDANQVWEVSEAIDWVQKLAFARPWFIEEPTSPDDVEGHRTIRKGVAPVKVATGEMCQNRIVFKQLIMRGAIDVVQIDACRLGGVNEVLAVLLMAAKYGLPVCPHAGGVGLCEYVQHLSMIDYVCVSGTREGRVIEYVDHLHEHFIEPCVIRNAAYMPPAAPGFSIEMKPESREARLFAG
- a CDS encoding transglycosylase domain-containing protein — protein: MASRNRNARIEPTFGGSSDEGPGFFVSDDDRVMPSSRKARTAPKRKSSGGSGGGGGRKPPSSRRGKSPRKRRGFFGLMRGAIYWTMVLGIWGGIAGAGIVVYYGAQMPSATTWAIPDRPPNVRIVSVNGQLVANRGMTGGEAVGLHEMSPYIPQAVMAIEDRRFYSHFGIDPMGLGRAVVGNLVDRRFSQGGSTLTQQLAKNLFLKPERTIERKVQEVLMAFWLETEYSKDQILEMYLNRVYFGSGAYGVEAASRRYFGKSARDVSLSEAALLAGLLKAPSRLSPARDPQAAESRSQIVLRAMRDTDMIGDKELASAMSTPAVRAAAYWTGSEHYFADRIMEELPQLIGEVRQDIVVETTVDLVLQTFAEASIRRLIDDEGKKHNVSQGALVSIDASGAVRAMVGGYDYATSQFDRASEARRQPGSAFKPFVFMAALEKGLFPDTLRNDAPIKIGKWAPRNYGDKFYGQVSLSTALAKSLNSVAVQLASEVGPAAIVEAAWRMGIESNLEPNLSIALGTSEVTPLELTAAYVPFANGGTRPDIHFVKRVTSAKGEILYQHPSNNGPRVIRPEIVGMMNAMMAETVSDGTARRAAFGWPAAGKTGTSQNSRDAWFVGYTANLTTGVWFGNDDGSATKNMTGGSLPAMAWNEFMTAAHEGVPVANLPGNWNGRIFSQVEDILRTAGENDAVAIPSQGGGYTASIDAPMPPGDVGPQGARPIGSIMDVIMGN
- a CDS encoding SDR family oxidoreductase, which produces MADTETRPTLVLTGASRGIGHATVKRFSREGWRVITCSRQAFAEDCPWPAGPEDHIKVDLSDPEDVGLAVAEIRHRIEEKGGKLAALVNNAAISPKLDGGDRMNSIETPMHVWRDVFQVNFFAPIMLARGLFKELAMAKGAIVNVTSIVGSRVHPFAGTAYATSKAALSSLTREMAADFGPHGIRVNSIAPGEIDTAILSPGTDKIVETIPLRRLGATSEVADIIYFLCSNQASYVTGSEIHINGGQHV
- a CDS encoding PAS and helix-turn-helix domain-containing protein, with protein sequence MSSSAELHELAFECAPIGLVVTESRIIRACNPAFARMFGHAREDLVDRSFAILYPSFEEFVRIRDVGVEPLRRDNRYSDERIMARKDGSLFWCRVRGHSLTRDDDPLRRAVWSFADLSETRHVLDLTTRERQIVMHLGEGRTSKEIARTLSISPRTVEAYRARLLKKCGASNVAELLSHLSSMPH